A genomic window from Salvia miltiorrhiza cultivar Shanhuang (shh) chromosome 5, IMPLAD_Smil_shh, whole genome shotgun sequence includes:
- the LOC131025830 gene encoding uncharacterized protein LOC131025830: MGIARYVGHPLRVDGTSAKRDFGQFARILIEIDMSKPLPNTLLVDGDDVAFHVEFTYKYLPFFVPDAKQQDILSRNEPLDQSVDHVDLDKGSGFAIHETNLHERDISRSAESLRTPTRTDTVNGLEVLKKVNAMEIHCQDKVSPTAGRSTTSALEISKLNLGNRFEVLTSRGEQIDTEAYKQPVNLPDQEIETSEDEEEVDAEIIMESDGKFNEEDMEVPGLINERRILEATGAEAVAIENAMKAQRLEQILAIAKAPMKMGSPPKKRGRPSKQALAAKAAKVDDNKVVELNTAAHESIKNHLRHSTDTGYKARDFVI; the protein is encoded by the exons ATGG GCATTGCTCGTTATGTGGGACACCCGTTAAGGGTTGATGGAACTTCAGCAAAAAGAGACTTTGGCCAATTCGCCAGAATTCTTATCGAAATAGATATGTCTAAACCTTTGCCTAATACTCTTCTTGTTGATGGAGATGACGTTGCTTTTCATGTGgaatttacatataaatatcTCCCTTTTTTTGTTCCAGATGCAAAACAACAGGACATACTCTCGAGAAAT GAGCCGCTGGATCAAAGCGTTGATCATGTTGATTTGGACAAGGGAAGTGGCTTCGCGATTCATGAAACAAATCTGCATGAGAGAGATATTTCACGATCGGCTGAGAGCCTCCGAACGCCGACAAGGACTGATACTGTTAATGGTCTTGAAGTGCTGAAGAAAGTTAACGCTATGGAGATACATTGTCAGGACAAGGTGAGTCCTACAGCTGGGAGGAGTACAACGAGTGCCCTTGAGATTTCGAAGCTTAATTTGGGAAACAGATTTGAGGTTTTGACTAGCAGGGGAGAGCAGATAGATACGGAAGCTTATAAACAACCTGTTAATCTACCAGATCAAGAGATTGAAACTTCAGAGGATGAGGAAGAAGTTGATGCCGAGATAATTATGGAATCCGATGGAAAATTCAATGAGGAAGATATGGAGGTTCCAGGATTGATAAATGAGCGCAGGATTCTAGAAGCAACAGGTGCCGAGGCTGTGGCCATCGAGAATGCGATGAAGGCCCAGCGTCTGGAACAAATATTAGCTATCGCCAAAGCTCCTATGAAAATGGGGTCACCGCCCAAGAAAAGGGGCAGACCTTCAAAGCAAGCTCTAGCGGCCAAAGCTGCCAAGGTTGACGATAATAAAGTTGTTGAACTCAATACAGCGGCTCATGAGAGCATTAAGAATCATCTGCGGCACTCAACAGATACGGGGTATAAAGCGCGAGATTTCGTTATTTAG
- the LOC130986937 gene encoding basic leucine zipper 61-like codes for MEQLPPKAPISMAAHNWPSFPLQMMPAGNSWMDEFLDFSATRRGAHRRTVSDPIAFVEDAHNHGFDRLDDEQLRSMFSDDLIALGSSSNPSSTPSDQNSDDDDKRTAAELHRLHPKPEPGEVDSSGQPPPPQTKSSDNAPGDPKRIKRILANRQSAQRSRVRKLQYISELERSVTTLQTEVSALSPRVAFLDHQRLLLNVDNSAIKQRIAALAQDKIFKDAHQEALKKEIERLRKVFHEQNMKKNMESNDAPPPAAASPPFSKRGRAEEE; via the exons ATGGAGCAATTGCCCCCCAAGGCCCCCATCAGCATGGCGGCGCACAACTGGCCGTCGTTCCCACTGCAGATGATGCCGGCGGGCAACTCGTGGATGGACGAGTTCCTCGACTTCTCGGCGACGCGGCGCGGCGCCCACCGCCGCACCGTGAGCGACCCGATCGCCTTCGTGGAGGACGCGCACAACCACGGGTTCGATCGGCTCGACGACGAGCAGCTGCGCAGCATGTTCTCCGACGACCTCATCGCCCTCGGATCGTCGTCCAATCCCTCCTCCACGCCCTCCGATCAGAACAGCGACGACGATGACAAGAGGACCGCCGCCGAgctccaccgcctccacccCAAGCCTGAACCGGGAGAGGTCGACAGCTCCGGTCAACCGCCCCCGCCTCAGACGAAATCTTCCGACAACGCTCCCGGAGATCCCAAGCGGATCAAGAG AATCTTGGCAAATAGGCAGTCCGCTCAGAGGTCAAGAGTGAGAAAGTTACAGTACATTTCTGAGCTTGAAAGGAGTGTTACAACATTGCAG ACGGAGGTATCGGCATTGTCGCCCAGAGTAGCATTTTTGGACCATCAAAGGCTTCTATTGAATGTGGATAACAGTGCTATTAAGCAGCGGATAGCGGCGTTGGCTCAAGACAAAATATTCAAAGATG CCCACCAAGAAGCACTGAAGAAGGAGATAGAGCGGCTGAGAAAAGTCTTCCACGAGCAAAACATGAAGAAGAATATGGAGAGCAACGACGCGCCACCGCCGGCGGCGGCCTCTCCGCCGTTCAGCAAGCGGGGTCGGGCGGAGGAGGAATAA